A single Vigna radiata var. radiata cultivar VC1973A chromosome 8, Vradiata_ver6, whole genome shotgun sequence DNA region contains:
- the LOC106772847 gene encoding ATP-dependent Clp protease proteolytic subunit 5, chloroplastic: protein MAHTSLFTPSSSLRFNPLLLSSTPSSSSSSSLSHNVSFPTVSRKLRKSVEGRKINKHSAVKAVYGDQFWTPESSSLQDIWSIRRDLKVPSSPYFPTYAQGQGPPPMVQERFQSVISQLFQYRIIRCGGAVDDDMANIIVAQLLYLDAVDPNKDIVMYVNSPGGSVTAGMAIFDTMRHIRPDVSTVCVGLAASMGAFLLSAGTIGKRYSLPNSRIMIHQPLGGAQGGQTDIDIQANEMLHHKANLNGYLSYHTGQSLEKINQDTDRDFFMSAKEAKDYGLIDGVIMNPLKALQPLEAAAEGKDRASV from the exons ATGGCTCACACATCCCTTTTCACTCCCTCTTCCTCTCTCagattcaatcctcttcttctttcctccactccctcctcttcttcttcttcttctctttcccaCAACGTTTCTTTCCCCACCGTCTccag GAAACTAAGGAAATCAGTAGAAGGTAGAAAGATTAATAAACATTCGGCTGTGAAGGCAGTGTATGGTGATCAATTTTGGACACCTGAGAGCAGTTCACTTCAGGATATCTGGTCCATAAG GAGGGATTTGAAAGTCCCATCTTCCCCTTATTTCCCCACCTATGCACAAGGACAAGGGCCACCTCCTATGGTGCAGGAGCGTTTCCAAAGTGTTATAAGTCAGCTTTTCCAATAT AGAATAATTCGATGTGGTGGAGCTGTTGATGACGATATGGCAAACATCATAGTTGCTCAGCTTCTTTACCTTGATGCTGTTGATCCTAACAAG GATATTGTCATGTATGTAAATTCTCCAGGAGGGTCGGTTACAGCTG GTATGGCAATATTTGATACAATGAGGCACATTCGACCTGATGTGTCTACTGTCTGTGTTGGATTAGCGGCTAG TATGGGAGCTTTTCTGCTTAGCGCTGGGACCATTG GAAAGAGATACAGTTTGCCAAATTCAAGGATTATGATTCATCAACCGCTTGGTGGTGCTCAAGGAGGTCAAACTGACATAGATATTCAG GCTAATGAAATGCTGCATCACAAGGCAAATCTGAATGGATATCTCTCGTATCACACCGGGCAAAGTTTGGAGAAGATTAACCAGGATACAGACCGTGACTTTTTTATGAGTGCAAAAGAAGCCAAGGATTATGGACTGATTGATGGTGTGATTATGAATCCTCTGAAAGCTCTCCAGCCATTAGAGGCTGCAGCAGAGGGTAAAGATCGGGCCAGTGTTTGA